GAAGAGCGCCCCGATTGGGAAGACGCCGTCGAGCAGGTCCGAGAACTCCTGCGGCGATCGGTGGAATTGCGGCTGGAAGCGGAGGTTCCGCTGGGGGCGTTTCTCTCCGGCGGCATCGATTCCACGATCGTGGTGGGGCTCATGCAACAACTGGCCACGGAACGGGTGCGGACCTTCTCAATCGGCTTTCCCGTAGTCGAGTACGATGAAACCCGTTATGCCAGAATTGCAGCGGAAGCCTTCCACACTGATCATCGCGAATTCTGCGTGGAGCCGGACGCGATAAAGATTCTGCCGCGATTGGTCTGGCATTACGACGAACCCTTCGCAGACAGTTCTGCCATTCCCACGTGGTATGTGGCAGAAATGACCCGGCAACACGTGACGGTGGCCCTTACCGGAGATGGGGGCGATGAACTCTTCGGCGGTTATCCGCGGTATTGGGCTATTGCCCTGGCGGAAGGTATTCATGGGCTTCCGTTCTGGCTGCGGTGGGTCTTTCACGAGCGCTTGTGGCGCTGGGCCTCGCAGGCGCGGCAGAAGTCGTTCTGGGGCCGGGTTCGACGTTTTACGGAGGCTCTCCATCTGCCTGTGGGTGAACGGTATCTCGAATGGATCGCGATCTTCAATAGCTGCCGCCGCTGGGCACTTTACACGCCTGAATTTCAGGACTGCCTGGCGATGGCCCATCCCGAGAGATTCTTTCTGGACACCTACGCCCGGGTGGCCGGCCGGGATGTGATTTCAGCAATCAGTCTGGCCGACCTGTTCACATATTTGCCGTGCGATCTGCTGGTCAAGGTGGACATCGCGGCCATGGCCCACAGTTTGGAGACGCGGCCGCCGTTCCTTGATCACCACCTCGTGGAGTATGCAGGAAAACTGCCTGGGGCGTGGAAAGTTCGGGGTAGGCGGGGTAAACGCATCCTTCTGGCGGCGTTTAAGGACCTCATACCCCCGGCCATCCAAACGCGGGGAAAGATGGGATTTGGCGTACCGCTTGATCACTGGTTTCGCGGGCCACTGGCCGAACTGGCCCGTGGGCTTTTGCTCCATCCGCGGACAATTCGGCGCGGTTATTTTCGCCGAGAGGCTGTGGAAAAGCTACTCGCGGAGCACCAGCAAGGACGATGGAACCACAGCTACCGCATCTGGGCGCTGCTTTTCCTGGAATTGTGGATTCGCCGCTGGATCGACGGGGAGGAGTCCCCCGACCTGGAAGGCTTCCTGACCCCGGCGAGCCAGACTCTCTAACGCTGGCCCGCGGCAATGCGGCCATCGCCTGCCGAGTTGTGCGCTCCCCCGTTAAAATAGTGTCCAGGTGGCGACTCGCACCGATGGGTGCCAAGGTCGGGAATCGAGCCATTCACCCTGCTTCAGCGTACTCGACAAAGGTGTTGTCTGTGGGGATGGGTAAAATCGCGACCATTTGGAGGCGGTCGCCGAAAAAACGCGAGCCGTCAGTGAGGATCGAAAATTGGCACTACAGGCTGACATTTTTGGCAAAGAGGCTTTCAAAGAGAACACTCGCGCTGAGCAGCAGAACGGATTTCCGTTCACAGCCCGACGTGCCATCTGTCCGAGAATAGTGTTGGCACGCTGTTTTGCCTCAGAAGAAGACAGCATTTCTGAATCCCCGGATGACGATTCAGGGAGGGTAGACGATGGCTTACGTGAGAAACGACCAGATTGTCACGGTTATCCTGGCCGGGGGAAGAGGTTCGCGACTTGATCCGCTGACTCGTGATCGCGCTAAGCCCGCGGTGCCTTTTGGCGGGGCTTACCGCATCATCGATTTCACTATGTCGAACTGTCTCAACAGTGGGCTGAGAAAAATTCTGATTTTAACACAGTACAAGGCGATGAGTTTGGATCGCCATATCAATATGGGCTGGCAAAAGTATTTTTGCCGAGAACTTGGGGAGTTTGCCGATGTTGTGCCGCCCCAACAGCGGATCGACGAAAACTGGTACCAGGGTACCGCGGACGCCGTCTATCAGAATATTTACGCCATCGAGAAAGAACAGCCAGAATACGTCGTGATCCTGGCCGGTGACCATATTTACAAAATGGACTATCGCAAATTTGTGGACTATCACATCGAGCGGGGTGCCGACGTCACCATCGGCGTTCTTAAAGAACGTTGCGAGCTGGCTAGCCGCCGCTTCGGTGTGCTCCAGGTGGACCGAGACAACCGGGTGATCGGTTTCGAGGAGAAACCAGAGCATCCCAAGCCGATTCCGGGAGAACCCGAGTTCTGTTACGCTTCCATGGGAATCTACGTTTTTCCTGCGAGATTCCTGTTCGAAGTTCTGTGCCGGGACGCCACACGGCGGGGAAGCACCCACGATTTTGGACGGGACGTTATCCCTACGCTCATCGACGAGAACCGTGTGTATGCGTATCCGTTCATGGACGAAAACCGTAAAAAGAACGCCTACTGGCGGGATGTGGGGACCCTCGACAGCTATTACGAAGCCAACATGGATCTGGTGGCCGTCGAACCGGAACTGAATCTCTACGACGAGCTCTGGCCGATCCGCACATATCAGCCCAATTATCCACCACCCAAGTTTGTGTTTGCGGATCCCCAGCGCCGCGGTCAGGCGCTCGACAGCATTGTCTGTAATGGCACGATCGTTTCAGGTGGGACGGTGATTCGGTCCATTCTGGGGCATCGCGTCCGCATCAATAGTTACGCCTGGGTGGAGGACTCGATTCTTTTTGCGGGGGTCGAAATCGGCCGACACTGCCGCATCCGTCGGGCCATCATCGATAAGCGGGTGCGAATTCCCGAAGGGACCGAAATCGGTTACGACCCAGAGAAAGACCGTGCCCGCGGATTTGTGGTTACGGAAAACGGCGTGACGGTCATTGCTAAGGCGGAGACGTCGGGCGAACTTTGGGAGCAGGCCGCCTGGTAACCTACCAGCGCAAAGAAAAAGCCCCCGGAATGCAGCGTCCCAGGGGGGAGGACATAAGACTGTTCCGGGAGCAAGTGGGAGGTATTTCCTTGACCCGCCGTTACGCCGTCCCTGGCCAAGCGGTCAGGACCCGGATGCGAATTCTGCCTTCCGTGGCTTGCCTGTACCGGGGACTAGCCACCTAGTAGTCGCCTTTTATCTGTCGGTGGTCTAATTTCCCCTCCGACTTCTCTTCACACCAGGGAATGACACCTCCCAGCGAATGACCAACAGGCGTAGGTTACCAAGAAAAAGTTCCGGGGGTCAAGGGCAAATTTTCAAAGCAAGGACCCAGTGTGCAATGCTGGTGGACATGGTGCGGATCGTTACCGGGCTTATGTCAGCGGAAGCATGAGGCGTTCGCCACTCGGTTAAGGCACGGTCGCTCACTGCTGATAGTCACGGTCAATTGGGACACACGGTTTATTGGGGAGTTACTTGCCATGCCCAGGCGGACCGGGGAGGAATGGTCAGCGGAACTCGCACGCCGGCTGGGGAAGTTTCTGCGGTCACAGCGGGTGCTGGCCCCACCGGCTCAACACGGAGGGGTGTGTCGGACGAAAATGCAGGCGCGAGATCTGCGATCAACGTGGTTTCCACCGGTTGATCGCTCACATTGACGGCGATAACGACCGCCCGGGATTTGCCAGGTTGCCACCAGCAGCCGCTGAGGATCGCATTCGTGGTAACCCAGCGGGTACCACCCCATTGCCAATCCGCCTTCACCGTGGGGACTGGCCGATCAGATTGCGGTGGCCTGAGCATTCGGCCGGCATAGAAGTATTCCCGCAATTGCCATCTCAATTGCGCAAGTTGTTTGAGAAACTCTGCGTTTTCTTTTTCATTGACGACGGCAGGTGAAATCCAGCCCAATTGTTCACCGAATACGAGTTGCTGTGCGGCCCGCATGCGGAGTGCCAAATCGCGGGTGGGACCACCTCCGTAGGAACGCCCGAACATCTGAATAGCACCCCCGTAGACCGCAGGAAAGGCCGGAACCTGGCCGTCGTATTGCCAGTGCCAGGTAAGATAGCCGTCCATCCAGCGGATATACGGTTCGCCGTTGCATTCCGTGGTCAGCATGCAATCGGCGGGCTTTTCCTGACGAACTTTTTCGAGGAGATGCCAGTATCCTTCTGTCCACCAGTGGCCACCGCCGAGTGGATGGCCGTGCGTGGGGTCGCAACACAGCGTGGGAGCGGCTGCCGCGATCTGATCAATGTATACGGCGTCCACTTTGAATTCGCGGAATAGGCGGAGGACAATCTCCCGCACGGTGCTCTGCCACAGTTCGGTGGTGGGACACATCACGGCAAGGCGAACCGGTGAACCATCGCTTTCTTTGCTGCCATAGGTTTCGATGAAGGGCTCGTGCTTCTCGTTCTTGGTAGCTGCCGGAAGCGCCCGTTGGGTGAACTGCCAGTCTTCCAGGCCTTTATCGCGAGTATCCCACAGACGCCCATTGATGTAGGGCATGACATGAATTCCTGCCTTGCGAAGCGTTTCCACGCCAGGGGGAAACTCGGGCTTGGTGGGAAAGTAATGGGGATAGTCGTTATCAAATGGATTCATGTGCCAGTTGTACCAGTGAACTCCGCATGGGACCCCGAAATACTCGGCGAAGCGGATCGTTTGTTCAGCGCACTCATCCGTGGGTCCTCCATAGAGGGCCCACAGCGGCAGTTCCCGCATCCACAACGGGGTATCTTGGCGGCCGCCTTCACCAAGCTGCGGATACCACCGGGCCTCCCGGACGACCCATTCCCGATATATCTGGGAAGCATCGTACCAGTCCCCACGCAGAAGCCGCCAAACCGCCTGGCCCGAGAGCGTAAAATCGTTCTCCGGCTTTCCCATGTCGGGGGCGGGATGCTCGTAAGCCACTTGAAGAAGCCGCATTTCGGAGATCGTACGGATGGCCATTTCCTTGGTGCTGGCGAAGGGATCATGCAGCCCGACATAGAGGCCGGTCTTGAGGGTTGGTTCATACGCTGCAAGGAATTGCATGGTGGTCCAGCCGCTAGGATAGCGACCCTGATATTGGAAATTGTGGGACCACGGATCCGGCGTGACGATGCCACATCCCTGGGGGTAAAGAACACATCCTTGTGGGCCCAGGTCGGAGATCGCAAGCTGGGGAAAAGTCACCTGCCGTACGCTCCAGGGCGATGGAACGTTCCGGATCGAGACTGCCCAGGTAAGGGACGACGTTGCGGCATTGGGTTCGGCAGTGGCCTCCACTTCCAGCGGTGCTCCCGGCAGATCACGCGGTGACTTCCAAGCAAGCTTGATGGCATCCTTTTGCTCTGCGGTGACAATTTCCCAGCCCCTATCCGCGCGAAGATGCCGAGCAGGGCTTTCAGGATGGGCGGTGTCCTGGAGCGTGAGGTCGAACAGCGGCGACTCCTGCGAGGATGCCAGCAATCGCCCCTGTGGAATGTCGTATAGACCGAGTATCTCTACCCCTTCCCCTGTGCGCTCGAGAATGAGCCCCAACTCGCCGGCAGAGATAACCGACCACTGTGCGGGCATTTCACCGTTGAGGACCGCGATGGCTTGCTTCAGCTCTCCCCGCTTTTCGAGTTCCTCCGCGGCCAGTTGCCACCAGGTTTGCTGGCGTTCCTCCGCGGGCAGCTTGTGATATTTGGCCCGAAGCTCCGCCAGAAGACGGCTAAGCTCCAAAGTTGTGGCCACAACTTTTTCCCGGCGGGGCCAGGCTTGGGAGAGCGATGCCAGTTCTGAGGCGGCTTTTTCGGTGGGCCCCAACCAGATGACGGCCGATTTTTTAACCAATGGCGTGTCCCACGTTTGCCAGGCACGTTCTCCGCATGCCTGGATGTAGTTGCCGTCCTCAGCGGGTGCGTCATAAATCAACACGGTTCCGGCTGCCAGCATCGCCAGAGCGTGATCATCGTCGCTGATGAATCCCCACTGCGGACCGCGCTGGCTCTGTTGGGTGTTCGCAAAAGAGCCGTTTTCCATGGGGTCGGCCACAGTCCAGCGAGGCATTTCTTTCTGGTTGAATTGCAGCTCGAGAAAATGGTGCTCGTTCCAGGGGTGAATGGAAGTCTGGGAAGCGACGGCCTGCACAAGGATCAGGGGCCGGTCATGGAAATAGATCCAGTCATAGACGGCGCTGGGTTGACCCGGGGGCGGATTTTGCTGCGTCGCCCCGTACCGGGCGCGAATTCTGATGACG
This is a stretch of genomic DNA from Thermogutta terrifontis. It encodes these proteins:
- the asnB gene encoding asparagine synthase (glutamine-hydrolyzing); amino-acid sequence: MCGIAGAVWYDERKALSEADLGRMTHVLRHRGPDDEGFYVKHLAGGNQPECGVALGHRRLSIIDISGGHQPMCNEEETLWIVFNGEIYNFRSLRRNLEESGHRFTTRSDTEVLLHLYEEKGLDFLADVNGMFALALWDEPRRRLVLARDRLGEKPLVYRCEPDRLLFASELKALLEVPGIGREVDPEALDAYLLYQYVPYPWTIYRGIRKLPPGHFAVYENGQLKVRPYWVPDFSHEERPDWEDAVEQVRELLRRSVELRLEAEVPLGAFLSGGIDSTIVVGLMQQLATERVRTFSIGFPVVEYDETRYARIAAEAFHTDHREFCVEPDAIKILPRLVWHYDEPFADSSAIPTWYVAEMTRQHVTVALTGDGGDELFGGYPRYWAIALAEGIHGLPFWLRWVFHERLWRWASQARQKSFWGRVRRFTEALHLPVGERYLEWIAIFNSCRRWALYTPEFQDCLAMAHPERFFLDTYARVAGRDVISAISLADLFTYLPCDLLVKVDIAAMAHSLETRPPFLDHHLVEYAGKLPGAWKVRGRRGKRILLAAFKDLIPPAIQTRGKMGFGVPLDHWFRGPLAELARGLLLHPRTIRRGYFRREAVEKLLAEHQQGRWNHSYRIWALLFLELWIRRWIDGEESPDLEGFLTPASQTL
- the glgC gene encoding glucose-1-phosphate adenylyltransferase, yielding MAYVRNDQIVTVILAGGRGSRLDPLTRDRAKPAVPFGGAYRIIDFTMSNCLNSGLRKILILTQYKAMSLDRHINMGWQKYFCRELGEFADVVPPQQRIDENWYQGTADAVYQNIYAIEKEQPEYVVILAGDHIYKMDYRKFVDYHIERGADVTIGVLKERCELASRRFGVLQVDRDNRVIGFEEKPEHPKPIPGEPEFCYASMGIYVFPARFLFEVLCRDATRRGSTHDFGRDVIPTLIDENRVYAYPFMDENRKKNAYWRDVGTLDSYYEANMDLVAVEPELNLYDELWPIRTYQPNYPPPKFVFADPQRRGQALDSIVCNGTIVSGGTVIRSILGHRVRINSYAWVEDSILFAGVEIGRHCRIRRAIIDKRVRIPEGTEIGYDPEKDRARGFVVTENGVTVIAKAETSGELWEQAAW
- a CDS encoding DUF6259 domain-containing protein; its protein translation is MPCQVNLGLMFHTLLDCSSLRCHTQTSQARTMFRGAVLVLLLGGFPVHTLTASEPVLRINRPAPDGLVVAEVNLTPTFQACGMTPGDWRGLRGYLETGDAVPLQFIPAVDFDAQSNFLGTLIVSLPRPDVQSIRLRFETPSRLPTAWDGTVQTGAVRIRCDLEHQAGFPVEFVYSEPSKTFHVSRWADRVHDRQLGSFLLTNDPQPEVTKLSEGPLCTVIRIRARYGATQQNPPPGQPSAVYDWIYFHDRPLILVQAVASQTSIHPWNEHHFLELQFNQKEMPRWTVADPMENGSFANTQQSQRGPQWGFISDDDHALAMLAAGTVLIYDAPAEDGNYIQACGERAWQTWDTPLVKKSAVIWLGPTEKAASELASLSQAWPRREKVVATTLELSRLLAELRAKYHKLPAEERQQTWWQLAAEELEKRGELKQAIAVLNGEMPAQWSVISAGELGLILERTGEGVEILGLYDIPQGRLLASSQESPLFDLTLQDTAHPESPARHLRADRGWEIVTAEQKDAIKLAWKSPRDLPGAPLEVEATAEPNAATSSLTWAVSIRNVPSPWSVRQVTFPQLAISDLGPQGCVLYPQGCGIVTPDPWSHNFQYQGRYPSGWTTMQFLAAYEPTLKTGLYVGLHDPFASTKEMAIRTISEMRLLQVAYEHPAPDMGKPENDFTLSGQAVWRLLRGDWYDASQIYREWVVREARWYPQLGEGGRQDTPLWMRELPLWALYGGPTDECAEQTIRFAEYFGVPCGVHWYNWHMNPFDNDYPHYFPTKPEFPPGVETLRKAGIHVMPYINGRLWDTRDKGLEDWQFTQRALPAATKNEKHEPFIETYGSKESDGSPVRLAVMCPTTELWQSTVREIVLRLFREFKVDAVYIDQIAAAAPTLCCDPTHGHPLGGGHWWTEGYWHLLEKVRQEKPADCMLTTECNGEPYIRWMDGYLTWHWQYDGQVPAFPAVYGGAIQMFGRSYGGGPTRDLALRMRAAQQLVFGEQLGWISPAVVNEKENAEFLKQLAQLRWQLREYFYAGRMLRPPQSDRPVPTVKADWQWGGTRWVTTNAILSGCWWQPGKSRAVVIAVNVSDQPVETTLIADLAPAFSSDTPLRVEPVGPAPAVTAETSPAGVRVPLTIPPRSAWAWQVTPQ